The proteins below are encoded in one region of Brassica napus cultivar Da-Ae chromosome A6, Da-Ae, whole genome shotgun sequence:
- the LOC106351439 gene encoding uncharacterized protein LOC106351439 isoform X2, with protein MYFSLTLFNIVWGFCGFRLINWQGLLSVLQRYLSGKDRAVIPASMSCFRSSIFDELFKLMSRLDLMVDFSEFVFFMYRENGHESINKSFCSFESLFWLPSARICCIMTIEIMPKIHSLLYTVLAFPHR; from the exons ATGTATTTTTCGCTTACCCTTTTTAACATAGTGTG GGGCTTCTGTGGTTTTCGACTCATTAACTGGCAGGGGCTTCTCTCGGTTCTTCAAAGATATCTCTCTGGGAAAGACAGAGCTGTGATTCCGGCTTCGATGAGTTG TTTCAG AAGTTCCATTTTTGATGAGTTATTCAAGTTGATGTCACGACTGGACTTAATG GTGGACTTTTCCgagtttgttttctttatgtaCCGTGAGAATGGACATGAGAGTATAAATAAGAGCTTTTGTTCTTTTGAATCATTGTTTTGGTTACCCTCCGCAAGAATATGTTGCATTATGACAATAGAGATAATGCCAAAGATCCACTCATTGTTGTACACT GTGCTTGCCTTTCCTCATAGATGA
- the LOC106351439 gene encoding uncharacterized protein LOC106351439 isoform X1 translates to MYFSLTLFNIVWGFCGFRLINWQGLLSVLQRYLSGKDRAVIPASMSCFRSSIFDELFKLMSRLDLMVDFSEFVFFMYRENGHESINKSFCSFESLFWLPSARICCIMTIEIMPKIHSLLYTVGACLSS, encoded by the exons ATGTATTTTTCGCTTACCCTTTTTAACATAGTGTG GGGCTTCTGTGGTTTTCGACTCATTAACTGGCAGGGGCTTCTCTCGGTTCTTCAAAGATATCTCTCTGGGAAAGACAGAGCTGTGATTCCGGCTTCGATGAGTTG TTTCAG AAGTTCCATTTTTGATGAGTTATTCAAGTTGATGTCACGACTGGACTTAATG GTGGACTTTTCCgagtttgttttctttatgtaCCGTGAGAATGGACATGAGAGTATAAATAAGAGCTTTTGTTCTTTTGAATCATTGTTTTGGTTACCCTCCGCAAGAATATGTTGCATTATGACAATAGAGATAATGCCAAAGATCCACTCATTGTTGTACACTGTAG GTGCTTGCCTTTCCTCATAG
- the LOC106346917 gene encoding rab9 effector protein with kelch motifs-like, with product MRWERVRQQQVGLGESSCYGGPGKRWGHTCNAIKGGSFLYVFGGYGKDNCQTNQVHVFDSAKQIWTQPIISGTPPPPRDSHTCTTVGDNLLVFGGTDGTKPLNDLYILDTSSHTWKCQSVRGEGPEAREGHSATLVGKRLFVFGGCGKSSDINDEIYYNDLYVLNTETYVWKRAVTIGNPPSARDSHTCSSWKNKIVVIGGEDGHDYYLSDVHILDTDTFMWKELNTSGQLLTPRAGHVTVSLGRNLYVFGGFTDAQNLYDDLYVLDVETGVWSKVLTMGEGPSARFSSAGACLDPQKAGFLVFVGGCNKSLEALDDMFYLHTGLGYDARLDQSVGSMSLKKQLKLKCQEQSHANPLYDNSLVRINMDHQGRGNFGMNTGQFDQGKMMFHARVTETFPVGYSIETMIDGKVLRGVLFSTKQSSVLPTDQSFSRKRPAMSNGDQANTSKVPRTLSNDQIGATEAKDPPSNGVDGGIGLINHLDVNINTVAAAPQLDMGTVNAAPSSVAQTDEASLESRNAVSIDVEATKTGPGET from the exons ATGAGGTGGGAAAGGGTCCGACAGCAACAAGTGGGTCTGGGTGAGTCGTCGTGTTACGGGGGCCCCGGGAAGAGGTGGGGACACACTTGTAACGCCATTAAAGGAGGCAGCTTTCTCTACGTGTTTGGTGGCTATGGCAAAGATAATTGCCAAACCAATCAAGTCCATGTCTTCGACTCTG CGAAGCAGATATGGACGCAACCAATAATCAGTGGAACACCTCCTCCTCCTAGGGACAGTCACACCTGTACAACAGTCGGCGACAATCTTTTGGTGTTTGGTGGTACTGATGGAACTAAACCTCTCAATGATTTGTACATTCTTGACACtt CTTCTCATACTTGGAAGTGTCAGAGTGTTAGGGGAGAGGGACCTGAGGCAAGAGAAGGTCATAGCGCCACCCTCGTTGGTAAAAGGCTTTTTGTATTTGGTGGCTGTGGGAAATCTTCTGATATTAATGACGAAATCTATTACAATGACCTATACGTACTTAATACAG AGACTTATGTGTGGAAACGGGCTGTTACTATTGGGAATCCTCCATCTGCGAGAGATAGCCACACTTGCTCCTCGTGGAAGAACAAAATCGTTGTTATTGGTGGTGAAGATGGACATGACTATTATCTCTCTGATGTTCATATCCTTGATACAG ATACATTCATGTGGAAGGAGCTGAATACCTCAGGCCAGTTGTTGACACCTCGAGCTGGTCATGTTACTGTTTCGCTTGGGAGAAACTTGTATGTGTTTGGAGGGTTTACAGATGCTCAGAATCTTTACGATGATCTCTATGTGCTTGATGTTG AGACGGGTGTGTGGTCAAAGGTTCTCACCATGGGAGAAGGGCCATCTGCTAGGTTCTCTTCTGCAGGAGCTTGTTTAGATCCTCAGAAAGCCGGGTTTCTTGTCTTTGTTGGTGGCTGCAATAAAAGTCTCGAGGCACTGGATGACATGTTCTACTTACACACAG GACTTGGATATGATGCAAGGCTTGATCAGAGTGTAGGCAGCATGTCTCTAAAGAAGcaactgaagctgaaatgccaAGAACAAAGTCATGCAAATCCCTTATACGATAACTCTCTTGTCAGAATCAATATGGATCATCAAG GAAGAGGGAACTTCGGTATGAACACTGGCCAATTTGATCAAGGAAAGATGATGTTTCACGCCAGGGTAACCGAGACTTTCCCAGTTGGTTACAGTATAGAAACAATGATAGATGGAAAAGTGCTTCGTGGCGTTTTGTTTTCAACTAAGCAGAGCTCCGTTCTGCCCACTGATCAAAGCTTTAGTAG AAAGAGGCCAGCTATGTCGAATGGTGATCAGGCTAACACATCAAAGGTTCCAAGAACTTTGAGCAATGATCAAATTGGTGCTACTGAAGCCAAAGATCCTCCATCAAACGGTGTGGACGGTGGTATTGGTCTCATCAACCATCTGGATGTTAACATAAACACTGTGGCCGCTGCACCTCAGCTCGATATG GGTACTGTGAATGCAGCTCCATCTTCAGTTGCTCAAACAGATGAAGCTTCTTTAGAATCTAGAAATGCGGTATCGATTGATGTTGAAGCTACTAAGACCGGACCTGGAGAGACATAG